From Xylocopa sonorina isolate GNS202 chromosome 2, iyXylSono1_principal, whole genome shotgun sequence, a single genomic window includes:
- the Dbp21e2 gene encoding putative ATP-dependent RNA helicase Dbp21E2 translates to MYNFYKGDACTKGKPILASHGWNNRKTKGDYFFIYPYENNNAPANVGVGASSETFSDLDLNPSVCDNLEAMDIRKPLEIQSLGIPKILQGHNVLLAAETGCGKTLAYLLPLVTKIMAWKQMAARDINCPLGLIVTPSRELTVQIALVLIKVSKHLGINTKIITGGRTKRLIMDPPTGHVDVLVCSFGVISKLTTLSVYNLQFVRLVVLDEADSLFHCTFEEKLRVFMRRLFVGYFQETSENELPTTAQLILSSATIPSRLENVLHDIVNLKSLAHVTTEKLHTILVPQKFIKLIPSQKPIELLKYIKPKVLNKQRVIVFSNRNTTSTWLYLFLHECGISVTNLHGDMPLRVRRGKYGEFLNGKTMVLSTTNGGSRGLDTIMVNHILNYDFPLDTSAYIHRCGRTGREGTVGDSRVTNFISRSSEVAVVQKIEMAVRKMKPLPIFNLVESDEMEEEEIEDNYVENIIENLDDPENIPY, encoded by the exons ATGTATAATTTTTACAAAGGCGATGCATGTACAAAAGGGAAACCAATATTAGCAAGCCATGGATGGAACAATAGGAAGACTAAAGGagattatttttttatatatccATATGAGAAT AATAACGCACCGGCAAATGTAGGAGTCGGTGCATCTTCTGAAACGTTTAGCGACTTAGATTTGAATCCTAGTGTGTGTGATAATTTAGAGGCTATGGACATTCGGAAGCCTTTGGAAATACAAAGTTTAGGAATACCAAAAATTCTTCAAGGACATAATGTGCTATTAGCTGCGGAAACAGGATGTGGAAAAACATTGGCTTACCTTCTACCATTGGTAACTAAAATCATGGCGTGGAAGCAAATGGCAGCAAGAGATATAAATTGTCCCTTAGGCCTAATCGTCACTCCGTCAAGAGAGTTAACAGTACAAATTGCG CTGGTGTTAATCAAAGTGTCTAAACATCTTGGTATTAACACGAAAATAATCACTGGCGGGAGAACAAAGAGACTGATAATGGATCCACCCACTGGCCATGTCGATGTTCTTGTTTGTAGTTTTGGAGTTATCAGTAAATTGACGACACTTAGCGTATATAATCTTCAATTTGTTAGACTTGTTGTATTGGACGAGGCAGACTCTTTATTTCATTGTACGTTCGAAGAAAAACTACGAGTCTTTATGAGAAGACTATTT GTCGGATATTTTCAAGAGACGTCTGAGAACGAATTACCAACTACAGCTCAGCTGATTTTATCCTCTGCAACGATCCCTTCGCGATTGGAGAACGTATTGCACGATATTGTGAAT CTGAAATCTTTAGCGCATGTAACAACTGAGAAACTGCATACAATATTAGTTCCgcaaaaatttataaaattaatcCCAAGCCAAAAACCGATAGAGCTTCTGAAATATATAAAACCTAAAGTGTTAAATAAACAACGTGTAATTGTATTCAGTAATCGCAATACTACCTCGACTTGGCTTTACTTGTTTTTACACGAATGCGGTATCAGCGTTACAAATCTACACGGCGATATGCCGTTACGTGTACGACGAGGAAAGTATGGAGAATTTCTAAATGGCAAAACAATGGTATTATCTACAACGAACGGAGGATCTAGAGGCTTAGACACAATAATGGTTAATCACATTCTAAATTATGATTTCCCATTAGATACGTCCGCTTACATTCATAG ATGCGGCAGAACTGGCAGAGAAGGTACGGTTGGTGATTCTAGAGTGACAAATTTTATTTCTAGATCGAGTGAAGTTGCCGTAGTCCAAAAGATTGAAATGGCAGTTAGGAAAATGAAACCGTTGCCTATATTTAACCTTGTAGAGTCGGACGAGATGGAGGAGGAAGAAATAGAAGATAATTATGTAGAAAATATAATCGAAAATCTAGATGACCCGGAGAATATTCCGTACTAA